GAATTCGCTTTCCCGTCGTCAGCTCTTGGCTGCTTCTGTTTCCGGTGTTTTGCTGCCGACTGCGCTTCATGCTGCCGACCGCCAAGCGGAGACGCCAGGACAAGTAACCGAACCAGAGCGAACGACAGCGGTCGCGGGCACCACCGACGTTATCGTTTGTGGTGGTGGACCTGCTGGGATTGCAACCGCCATCAGCGCGGCCCGAACCGGTGCTTCGGTGCAGATCCTGGAGGCCCATGGCTGTCTCGGGGGTGTGTGGACCAGTGGGATGCTTTCATACGTGATGGATGCCGAGAAGCCTGGTTTGAATGCCGAGCTTCCGCGGCGTCTCGAAGAGATGGACGCCTTTCGCCCGAGCGGTCCGAAGAACTACATCTACGACATCGAGAGCATGAAAGTGCTGCTCGAACAGATGTGCGACGAAAACAAGATCAAGGTCCAGTATCACACGCGGATCGTGGCGGTCGAGAAAGATGCCTCGAATCGTGTGCGTGGCGTGATCACCGAGTCGAAGTCAGGTCGTCAGGCGTGGCGGGCCCATACGGTTGTCGATACGACCGGCGATGGCGATGTCGGCGCCTTGGCAGGCTGCGGTTGGGAATTCGGACGCGATCAGGATTGTCCTTGCCAGCCGATGTCGATGATGGGAATCATCACCGCCAGTCCGGAAGCCTTGCAGCAGTTCGATCGTTTGAAGGGTGGCCAGACCAAAGACGAGTTCCGGGCATTCATTCAGAAAGCAGGTCACGATCCTTCCTATGCTAAGCCAACGCTATGGTACATGGGGGGAAGTGTTGCCGCGGTGATGATGAATCACGAGTATGGGGTCCGCCCGTTCGATGCCGCGGAAGTCACCGCCGCGACGATTCGTTCACGTCGCGAGTTGTACGAAATCTGCCAAGGACTGAAGAACCTGGGCGGAGCGTGGAGCGATTGTCGCCTCGTAACGACAGCCGAGCAGATCGGCGTGCGAGATGGTCGCCGCATCAAGGGACGCTACTTCGTGACGGTCGATGACGTTCGGCTAGGGGCTCGGCATGAAGATGCGATCTGCCGTAGCGAATTCAGTGTCGATATTCATGCCGCGACTAAGGAAGCGAACAAGAAAGCGGCTTACGGTTCTGGGGGCGTGAAAGCAAAGCCGTTCGACATTCCGCTGCGGGCATTGATTGCCGCCGATGTCGATGGGTTGATGATGGCCGGACGCTGCATCAGTGGCGACTTCTTCGCGCATGCCAGCTATCGAGTGACTGGCAACGCGGTCGCCATGGGAGAAGCGGCCGGCGTTACATCGGCTTTGGCCGCACAAGAGGGTTGCCTCCCCCAGGATGTCGCCTGGAAGGGAGTCTCAGAAAAACTGCAATCGCTGCGAAAGCCGGTGGCTTAGTCGCGCGTGACGATTTCCAGCAGTTCGACGGCAGGCTCGCCGTTGCAATAGATCAAAGCCGTTCGACCATAAACGGTTTCGTTCGGCTCGAGGGCCAGCAACTCTTGCAGTTCGCCTGCGGGCTGAACGTGCCAGAGGCAAGTCAGCTGTACTTCTCGCAAGACGTTGTGCTCGATCAGGACACGTCCCAGTGGAATGCGTTCGCTTTTGATTTCGTTGGCCGGTTCGTCATCGAGGAACTCGCAGTTCAAGCGAACGATTCCGTACTGAACGACCTTGCCGTCGCTTTGCCGCGTGAGCAAAATCTTCCGCGAGTAATACTGGCCGTCGGTTCGTTTTTCGAGCACCTTCACGTCGACGTTGCAGCCATGAAACTGCTCGACGGTGACGGTCATGTGCTCGTTATGAGCCAGCAACTGATGGAAAGGGGGCGGGGTCTGCTGGGCCGAGACCTCTTCAAATTGCCCCAGTTCTTCTGCCCGATCGTAGAACAGGGCAATCAGTTCGCTAAGCTCAGGCATCGTATGGCGACAGGGATCCACATCAAATCCTTTTTCATGAAAAGGGAAGTCACTTGAGGTGGCCAACAGACTGGTCGAACGGTGGGGCTACGAAGTTGGCGCGGCTATCGGGAATTCCAACGAAGTTGTCGGGATGACAATCGTCGGCTTGTGATCATCAGCGGTTTCCAGAATGGAATCCACCAGATAATACAACAATCGTCGGAAGGCTTCCGGTTCGATTTCATCGGCGATTTCTTCCGCTTTTGCTCGATATTTTTCTACGAGCTGCTCTGCGGCATCGAAAACGCCTCCTTCGAGGTAAAGGGTTCGCACTCGCTGGATCTTGGCGGTCGCGGTCAGGTCTGGATCGTTCGCAATTTGAATGAGTTCGTTTTTGCGATCTTCTTTCAGGCTTTGCAGTGCCAGGGCCCACAGCACGGTCGGTCGTCCGCCGATGATGTCGTTGCCGGCGGAAAGCTTGTTGTCGGAGTCTCCGAACCAGTCCTTCAGGTCGTTCAAGATCTGGAAAGCGACCCCCACGTGCCGGGCAAACTTGCGCATCTGATCGCGGTAATCGTCTTTGGTTTGAGCCAAAGCGATACCGCAGTGCAAGGCTGCCTCGAACGCCGGCGAAGTCTTCAGGGCATATATTTTCAGGGCGTCGATCGGAGTCAACTCTTTGCTGGTCGAGTCACGCCACATCAGTTCGGCGCCTTGCCCTTCGGACAAACGCATGTGAGCTTCGGCCAGTTGATCGACAATCTTCGCCACCACTTCCGCGCCCAACGTTTTGATTTCGCGGCTGACCAGGCGATAGCCGAGACCGATCATGTAGTCGCCCAGGTTGATCCCGGTGGAAACACCAAACTGGCGATGCACGGTTGGCTCGCCATAGCGGAACTCGTCGTCGTCTTCGATATCGTCGTGAACGAGCGAGGCCTTGTGGAATGTTTCAATCGCCAGGGCCGCGCGTTTGACGGAGTCGGAATAGTCCGCGACATGGGCCGCACCTTCGGCAGTAGTCCCATGTCCGCCGGTTAACGCATCGTAAACGGCCAGCGTGGTGAAAGGCCGCGAGTACTTACCGCCACGTCCGACGAAGTCGATCGCCAGACGCTCAGTCGCGGCAATCGGATCGAGGTTTGGCAGGTCGATAAGGTTCGCTTCGGCGGTCTCGGGCGTTTGTCGCTGCGGGGCAATCAAACGGTTCAAGTTCTGCGGCGCGAACATGTCCTGAGCGGCACGCATCAGATGAACATAGGTCGCCGTTTTCTGCTGAGGTTCACGATGCGGCAGGTGGATCATGTCGAAGACCCACTTCTCGTCGACCGACGTGTTTCGGCAATCGCTTGAATGCAACGGAACCGCCATGCAGGGAATGCCGGCCAGCAAGATCTTGTCGAACGCCTTTTCCAGCACGTTCAAGCAGGCGACCCCGACCACGGCGTCGACATAGCCGCTGACCAGGATCTTCATCACGATCGGAGAACCTTCCGCGACGAGCACGCGGTAGCCAAGCTCTTCGGCCTGACCCCGATAATCGGCGATGCTACATGCGCCACATGTTTTGCAGTCGAGACCGAACTGGTCGTATTCGGCCGGGCACCCTTCGGCATGCTTCAAGCAGTGAGGCAGCAGGAAGAGGCGACGTTCAGGCGGAATCGCGGAGACCTGGTCACGCCAGAAGGCGGAGGTCATCATCACCATCGTCCAGCCAATATAGGACTCGGGCAGGTTCATCTCTTGCAGCAGGGCCCGGGTCAGCTGCTCCATTTCGTCCTTGGAGAGAGGACGTGATTTGTCGAGGTTCTCGCAAATCTGGTAGCAGCGATCACGGATCTCTTCGCGCAGGGCAAGACGATCGGGAACTTGCTTCAAATGAGCCGTTTTGCGACGACGGGAAACGCGCTTCTTGTCGCCGCGGTCCGATTCAGGCTGGGAGTGGGAAGGCATAGGCAACGCTAGTTATCTCAGTCTCTGTTTCCGCTGACGCTGGTGGGATTTTCGCGCACTGAAGATTCTATCGCTCGACAAGCATGGGCCAGAGCACTGACCGTCATGATTCGCGGGTAGAGCTTTTCATAATACCACAGCTTAGAGAAGTAAAAACCAATTGGAGAACATTCGACATGGGAATTTTCTTCCACTCGACGGCATAACCAATCGACCGCATTTTCCCAGGCAGGGCTGTTTTCCGTTCCCTTATTGTCGCAGAGCAAGCCCTCAATGGCCAGCGCCGTCTCTTCGACGCTGCTCTCGTACTGCCCCTGGGTGCGATCAGAAATCGCCTTTCCGCCACCAAAACCACCGTCGGGGTTCTGCTGGCTCGCAAGCCATTTGAGAGCCTTTGTTGCGGCTTGGCGATCTGATTCGCCAATATTGACCGGGGAAGCAGCGATATCGCGGAAGTAGTTCAGCACCTTCACGGTGCCGTAGATCGGATTGTCTTCTTCGGTTCGATCCTGGTTACCAAACCACAGCGGCAGCCATGCGTCGTGGTGCTGCATCTGGGCCAGGTACTTTTGACCTTTGGCTAGTCGCCGCTGCGCTTCGGGCAGATCGCTCGCCCACGCCGCCAGTCCGCGCATTGCGTGGGCGGTGATGTCGCTGCCGCTGCGATCGAATGGTTGAGTGCCCCAGCCTTTGCAGAAGGTGGGCCAGCCGCCGTCGCTGTTTTGAAGATCCATCAGCCAGCGACATCCGTTGCGGGCTGCCTGCAAGATTTGCTCTTTGGTCGCGTCGTCGCAGTCGCCACGCTCGTAAAAATATTTGAGGGCCAGCAAGGCTCCTGGCGTGTCGTCGGCATCGGGAACGCTGCCACTTAAATCGGTCCAGCCCCAAGCCCCTGGGGCGGCTCCAGTGAAGGGGTGAATCGTCTTGGTCTGGCACGCGAGCAGCCAGTCCAGGCATTCCGGCGTGAGATGGCTGTTGTCGTCGTCCAGCACCGAAAGAGCGTTGATCGAAAGGGTCGTAACCCAGGTCGCCAGATTGGTATCGATCGGCCAACTGCCGTCAGGTCGGACCGAATCGCGAATGAACCGCAAGCCATTCTGGGCGACTTCGCTGTTGGCCCGACCGGTCGCGGCGAGGCTCATCACGACGAAGCTGGTCAGCGGGATCGCTTCCAGGTAACCGCCACTTTCCGGCTGCATCTTCGTCAGCACTTTTGCCGCTGGCTTGAAGGCGGCCGAGCGAATGCCGCGGATCAGCGGGTTCCAAGGTTTATCGTGATAGAACTTGGCCTGGCCGATGCCGACCAGGGCAGGGATCGCGTAGCTGACGACCGGCAGCTTGATGAACTTGTAAAACGATTGTGGGAAAACGGCCGCTTCGAATGGGAGGGGCGAAACCTTCTTCCAACTGACCAGCCGCGCCAAGGCATAGTTGGTCAGAATGGGGACCGCGAATGTTTTGTCTTTCCCGTAGCGAGCACGCAATCCGGGAATCCCACCTTTCTTGTCGATGTACGCCTTGGCTGCCGACAGGACACTTGGGTGTTTCTCGGCATCGCCCGTCAAAGTGAGGGCCGCGACCGCCAGCATTGTGGTGGCAATATTCGAGTAACTGAGGTCCGTATCACCCCAGCCGCCATCACTGTTTTGGTTCGCCAGCAGGTAATCGACACCCCCGCGAATGAGTGACGCATCAGCATTGCTGGATGCCGAGCCGTTGATCAGGGCTAACTGCAACGCACTGACGGCTGTGGCGGTCGAAAGGGCGGAGGTCGAGAGTTCACCGATCCAGTGCCCCGAAGGATCTCGCTCGCTGAGCAAGTCTTGCTTGGCTAGTTCATAGCAATGTCGGACACGGGCAGGATCGATCATGCAGAGTCAATTTCGGCTTCACAGAGGTCGTAAGCTGGTCTGTGCATACTAAATGGGAGGGCGCGGGGTGTCCATCCGATCGACCCTTTCCGCTGACTTTTACCGTCCAGTCGGTTAGAATAATACGCTGCCAGTCACCGACCGAACCTCCCAAGGTACCTGCATGTATCTCCGCCTCGCGAAACGAGCTCTCCTGGAAACCGACAAACGACTCGTCGCCAAGTTCATGTGGCTGATGGGATTCAAGGGATTGCGATCGGTTCAAAAGCACAAGGCTCGCCTGAAGCGGGGCGAGTTCTTTCCTCCGTTCCTCTACATCTCGGTTATCAATAGCTGTAACTTGCGATGCCAGGGATGCTGGGTCGATGTTTCGGCCAAGCAGTCGAAGATCGATCTCGACGCGATGGATCGGATGCTGAACGAAGCCAAGGCGATGGGGAACGCGTTCTTCGGGATCCTCGGCGGCGAACCATTCATGCATGCCGACATTCTGGAGATCTTCCGCCGGCATCAGGACGCTTACTTCCAGGTCTTCACCAACGGGCACTTCATCACCGACGAAGTCGCCAAAGAGCTCCGCAAGCTGGGCAACGTGACGCCGCTGATCAGTATCGAAGGTACCGAGATCATCAGCGATGTCCGTCGTGGCCGCGGCGGCGTTTACAGCAAGTCGATGGAAGGGAT
This genomic window from Bremerella sp. JC817 contains:
- a CDS encoding prenyltransferase/squalene oxidase repeat-containing protein; this translates as MIDPARVRHCYELAKQDLLSERDPSGHWIGELSTSALSTATAVSALQLALINGSASSNADASLIRGGVDYLLANQNSDGGWGDTDLSYSNIATTMLAVAALTLTGDAEKHPSVLSAAKAYIDKKGGIPGLRARYGKDKTFAVPILTNYALARLVSWKKVSPLPFEAAVFPQSFYKFIKLPVVSYAIPALVGIGQAKFYHDKPWNPLIRGIRSAAFKPAAKVLTKMQPESGGYLEAIPLTSFVVMSLAATGRANSEVAQNGLRFIRDSVRPDGSWPIDTNLATWVTTLSINALSVLDDDNSHLTPECLDWLLACQTKTIHPFTGAAPGAWGWTDLSGSVPDADDTPGALLALKYFYERGDCDDATKEQILQAARNGCRWLMDLQNSDGGWPTFCKGWGTQPFDRSGSDITAHAMRGLAAWASDLPEAQRRLAKGQKYLAQMQHHDAWLPLWFGNQDRTEEDNPIYGTVKVLNYFRDIAASPVNIGESDRQAATKALKWLASQQNPDGGFGGGKAISDRTQGQYESSVEETALAIEGLLCDNKGTENSPAWENAVDWLCRRVEENSHVECSPIGFYFSKLWYYEKLYPRIMTVSALAHACRAIESSVRENPTSVSGNRD
- a CDS encoding FAD-dependent oxidoreductase; the protein is MSNSLSRRQLLAASVSGVLLPTALHAADRQAETPGQVTEPERTTAVAGTTDVIVCGGGPAGIATAISAARTGASVQILEAHGCLGGVWTSGMLSYVMDAEKPGLNAELPRRLEEMDAFRPSGPKNYIYDIESMKVLLEQMCDENKIKVQYHTRIVAVEKDASNRVRGVITESKSGRQAWRAHTVVDTTGDGDVGALAGCGWEFGRDQDCPCQPMSMMGIITASPEALQQFDRLKGGQTKDEFRAFIQKAGHDPSYAKPTLWYMGGSVAAVMMNHEYGVRPFDAAEVTAATIRSRRELYEICQGLKNLGGAWSDCRLVTTAEQIGVRDGRRIKGRYFVTVDDVRLGARHEDAICRSEFSVDIHAATKEANKKAAYGSGGVKAKPFDIPLRALIAADVDGLMMAGRCISGDFFAHASYRVTGNAVAMGEAAGVTSALAAQEGCLPQDVAWKGVSEKLQSLRKPVA
- a CDS encoding polyprenyl synthetase family protein, which codes for MPSHSQPESDRGDKKRVSRRRKTAHLKQVPDRLALREEIRDRCYQICENLDKSRPLSKDEMEQLTRALLQEMNLPESYIGWTMVMMTSAFWRDQVSAIPPERRLFLLPHCLKHAEGCPAEYDQFGLDCKTCGACSIADYRGQAEELGYRVLVAEGSPIVMKILVSGYVDAVVGVACLNVLEKAFDKILLAGIPCMAVPLHSSDCRNTSVDEKWVFDMIHLPHREPQQKTATYVHLMRAAQDMFAPQNLNRLIAPQRQTPETAEANLIDLPNLDPIAATERLAIDFVGRGGKYSRPFTTLAVYDALTGGHGTTAEGAAHVADYSDSVKRAALAIETFHKASLVHDDIEDDDEFRYGEPTVHRQFGVSTGINLGDYMIGLGYRLVSREIKTLGAEVVAKIVDQLAEAHMRLSEGQGAELMWRDSTSKELTPIDALKIYALKTSPAFEAALHCGIALAQTKDDYRDQMRKFARHVGVAFQILNDLKDWFGDSDNKLSAGNDIIGGRPTVLWALALQSLKEDRKNELIQIANDPDLTATAKIQRVRTLYLEGGVFDAAEQLVEKYRAKAEEIADEIEPEAFRRLLYYLVDSILETADDHKPTIVIPTTSLEFPIAAPTS